The proteins below are encoded in one region of Desulfobotulus mexicanus:
- the ettA gene encoding energy-dependent translational throttle protein EttA has protein sequence MSVDTKKIIYTMMQVSKRHGTKTVLKDISLSYYYGAKIGVLGLNGSGKTTLLRIMAGVDNEFAGETILSDGYSIGYLPQEPLLDENRTVLELVEEGAGQVAALMKEYNAINEKFAEPMDDDAMNKLIERQGEVQDLLDRMDGWDIDARLEMAMDALRCPPPDAKVAILSGGERRRVALCKLLLQKPDILLLDEPTNHLDAESVAWLEQHLKQYAGTIIAVTHDRYFLDNVAGWILELDRGEGIPWKGNYSSWLEQKQKRLADEEKQESQRQKTLEKELEWIRMSPKGRHAKSKARISSYEEMLGRSNEQMDRDLQIFIPSGPRLGNLVIETDGVSKAFEDKLLVENMSFNLQPGSIVGIIGPNGAGKTTLFRMISGEEAPDKGEIRVGETVKLGYADQHRGSLESGKSIWEVISGGQDIVMVGGREVNSRAYVARFNFSGADQQKKVEVLSGGERNRVHLAQMLKSEANVLLLDEPTNDLDVNTIRALEEGLANFAGCALIISHDRWFLDRTCTHILAFEGDAEVVFFDGNFSEYEEDKKRRLGADALIPKRMKYRRLTRQ, from the coding sequence ATGAGTGTTGATACCAAAAAGATCATCTATACAATGATGCAGGTAAGCAAGCGTCACGGCACCAAAACCGTGCTGAAGGATATTTCCCTTTCCTATTATTATGGTGCCAAAATCGGCGTACTGGGTTTAAACGGCTCAGGTAAAACCACACTGCTGCGCATCATGGCCGGTGTTGACAATGAATTTGCCGGAGAAACCATCCTTTCCGACGGTTATTCCATCGGCTACCTTCCCCAGGAACCCCTGCTGGACGAAAACCGCACCGTACTGGAACTGGTGGAGGAAGGTGCCGGTCAGGTGGCTGCCCTGATGAAGGAATACAATGCCATCAACGAAAAATTTGCAGAGCCCATGGATGATGACGCCATGAACAAACTGATTGAGCGTCAAGGCGAGGTACAGGATCTTCTGGACCGCATGGACGGCTGGGACATTGATGCCCGGCTGGAAATGGCCATGGATGCACTGCGCTGTCCGCCGCCGGATGCCAAAGTAGCTATTCTCTCCGGTGGTGAGCGCCGCAGGGTGGCACTTTGTAAGCTGCTTCTGCAGAAACCCGATATCCTGCTTCTGGACGAACCCACCAACCATCTGGATGCGGAATCCGTGGCATGGCTGGAACAGCACCTGAAACAATATGCGGGAACCATCATTGCCGTTACCCATGACCGCTACTTCCTCGACAATGTGGCCGGCTGGATTCTGGAACTGGACAGGGGCGAAGGCATTCCCTGGAAGGGCAATTACTCATCCTGGCTGGAGCAGAAGCAAAAACGCCTTGCGGATGAGGAAAAACAGGAATCCCAGCGCCAGAAAACCCTGGAAAAGGAGCTTGAATGGATACGCATGAGTCCCAAGGGACGCCATGCCAAATCCAAGGCCCGCATCAGTTCTTATGAAGAAATGCTGGGCCGCAGCAACGAACAGATGGACCGGGATCTTCAGATTTTTATCCCCTCAGGTCCCCGCCTCGGTAATCTCGTCATTGAAACCGATGGTGTCAGCAAAGCCTTTGAAGATAAACTCCTTGTGGAAAACATGAGCTTCAATCTGCAGCCCGGCAGTATTGTGGGCATCATCGGACCCAACGGCGCAGGTAAAACCACCCTTTTCCGCATGATTTCAGGGGAAGAAGCTCCGGACAAAGGAGAAATCCGGGTCGGTGAAACCGTGAAGCTTGGCTATGCGGACCAGCACAGGGGCTCCCTTGAATCCGGCAAGAGTATCTGGGAAGTTATTTCCGGAGGGCAGGATATCGTTATGGTGGGTGGCCGGGAAGTAAACTCCCGTGCCTATGTGGCCCGCTTCAACTTTTCAGGGGCAGATCAGCAGAAAAAGGTGGAAGTCCTTTCCGGGGGAGAACGCAACCGTGTGCATCTGGCCCAGATGCTCAAATCCGAAGCCAACGTCCTGCTCCTTGACGAACCCACCAACGATCTGGACGTGAACACCATCCGGGCTTTGGAAGAAGGCCTTGCCAACTTTGCAGGCTGCGCCCTCATCATCAGCCATGACCGCTGGTTTCTGGACAGAACCTGCACCCACATCCTCGCCTTTGAGGGAGATGCGGAAGTGGTATTCTTTGACGGCAACTTCAGCGAATACGAGGAAGACAAAAAACGCCGCCTTGGAGCCGATGCCCTCATTCCCAAGCGCATGAAATACAGAAGGCTGACCCGGCAGTAA
- a CDS encoding peptidylprolyl isomerase codes for MLKLMISLLCAGLVLAGPVMAESEEKTEKVMIEIVTSMGAMTLELYPDKAPETVKNFLSYASEGFYDDTIFHRVIHGFMVQGGGFTENMQQKPTKDPIANEAANGLKNLKGTIAMARTNAPHSATSQFFINTVDNDFLNYKASTAQGFGYCVFGQVVEGMDVLSKLERVPTGFKRGHQNVPKETLKILSVKKLP; via the coding sequence ATGCTGAAGTTGATGATCTCCCTTCTCTGCGCAGGCCTTGTGCTTGCAGGCCCCGTAATGGCAGAGTCAGAAGAAAAAACAGAAAAAGTCATGATTGAAATTGTAACCAGCATGGGCGCCATGACCCTTGAGCTCTATCCGGACAAAGCACCTGAAACCGTAAAAAACTTTCTTTCCTATGCATCGGAAGGCTTTTATGACGACACCATCTTCCACCGGGTCATCCATGGTTTTATGGTGCAGGGCGGCGGATTTACAGAAAATATGCAGCAGAAGCCCACAAAGGATCCCATTGCCAATGAAGCGGCCAATGGCCTGAAAAACCTTAAAGGCACCATTGCCATGGCCCGCACCAATGCTCCCCATTCCGCCACCAGCCAGTTTTTCATCAATACGGTGGACAATGATTTTCTCAATTACAAAGCTTCCACGGCCCAGGGTTTTGGCTACTGCGTATTCGGTCAGGTGGTGGAAGGCATGGATGTGCTGAGTAAACTTGAACGTGTACCCACAGGCTTTAAAAGGGGGCATCAGAATGTACCCAAAGAAACCCTGAAAATTCTGTCCGTAAAAAAACTCCCTTGA
- a CDS encoding peptide chain release factor 3, producing MTRPNSKIAQEVAMRRTFGIISHPDAGKTTLTEKLLLFGGAIQTAGAVKAKKAQRHATSDWMAIEQERGISVTTSVMKFNYRDYEVNLLDTPGHQDFSEDTYRVLTAVDSALMVIDSARGVETQTEKLMAVCRMRNTPIITFINKLDREGMFPLDILSDIEDKLQIECIPMSWPIGMGKRFKGVYNLYKKEISLFNPGEDNKPKEVVTIKDLNDPVLDEILGSQADELREDIELLEGAASPFEMRHYLSGSQTPVFFGSAINNFGVRELLDAFVEMAPAPSPRATSTRMVSPEEESFSGFAFKIQANMDPAHRDRIAFVRICSGKFTRGMKVMHHRLGKEITISNATIFMAQDRSHVDEAWPGDIIGVHNHGTVKIGDTFSAKEPLKFTGIPNFAPEIFRRVILKNPLKLKQLQKGLTQLAEEGAVQFFRPVNAPDYILGAVGSLQFEVTMHRLKAEYSVDAIYENANFGVARWIHCEDPKKFAEFEKKHSHNLARDAEGHLTFLTTTEWQLGFVEEQWPDVVFLKTREAD from the coding sequence ATGACCCGACCCAACAGCAAAATAGCCCAGGAAGTGGCCATGCGCCGCACCTTCGGCATCATCAGCCATCCCGATGCCGGTAAAACCACTTTGACGGAAAAGCTCCTGCTCTTTGGTGGTGCCATACAGACGGCTGGTGCGGTGAAAGCCAAGAAAGCCCAGCGCCATGCCACCTCAGACTGGATGGCCATAGAACAGGAACGCGGTATTTCCGTTACCACCTCTGTCATGAAGTTCAATTACAGGGATTATGAAGTAAACCTGCTGGATACCCCCGGCCATCAGGACTTTTCAGAAGACACCTACCGGGTACTCACCGCCGTGGATTCCGCCCTCATGGTCATTGATTCCGCAAGGGGTGTTGAAACCCAGACGGAAAAGCTTATGGCCGTCTGCCGCATGCGCAACACCCCCATCATCACCTTCATCAACAAGCTGGACAGGGAAGGCATGTTCCCCCTTGATATTCTCTCGGATATCGAGGACAAGCTGCAGATTGAATGCATACCCATGTCCTGGCCCATCGGCATGGGCAAGCGCTTTAAAGGTGTTTACAACCTTTATAAAAAAGAAATTTCCCTTTTTAATCCGGGAGAAGACAATAAGCCCAAGGAAGTGGTAACCATCAAAGATCTCAATGATCCAGTGCTGGATGAAATCTTAGGCTCCCAGGCCGATGAGCTGAGGGAAGACATAGAGCTGCTGGAAGGTGCTGCCAGCCCCTTTGAGATGCGCCACTATCTTTCCGGCTCCCAGACACCGGTTTTCTTCGGTTCCGCCATCAACAACTTCGGTGTGCGCGAACTGCTGGACGCCTTTGTGGAAATGGCCCCTGCCCCCTCCCCCAGGGCCACCAGCACACGCATGGTCTCTCCCGAGGAAGAAAGTTTTTCAGGCTTTGCCTTTAAAATTCAGGCCAACATGGACCCGGCCCACAGGGACCGCATTGCCTTTGTTCGCATCTGCTCCGGAAAATTCACCCGTGGCATGAAGGTCATGCACCACCGCCTTGGCAAGGAAATCACCATCAGCAATGCCACCATCTTCATGGCCCAGGACAGAAGCCATGTGGACGAAGCCTGGCCCGGAGACATCATTGGTGTGCACAACCACGGCACCGTTAAAATCGGGGATACCTTTTCTGCCAAGGAACCTCTGAAATTTACGGGCATTCCCAACTTTGCTCCGGAAATCTTCCGAAGGGTCATCCTGAAAAATCCCTTGAAACTGAAACAGCTGCAAAAGGGCCTTACCCAGCTGGCCGAAGAAGGAGCAGTCCAGTTCTTCCGGCCCGTCAATGCTCCGGATTATATTCTGGGGGCTGTGGGTTCCCTTCAGTTTGAAGTAACCATGCACAGACTTAAAGCGGAATACAGCGTGGATGCCATTTACGAGAATGCCAACTTTGGCGTGGCCCGCTGGATACACTGCGAAGATCCCAAAAAATTTGCGGAATTTGAAAAAAAACACAGCCACAACCTTGCAAGGGATGCCGAAGGCCACCTCACCTTCCTCACCACAACGGAATGGCAGCTGGGATTTGTGGAGGAACAATGGCCGGATGTGGTTTTCCTGAAAACAAGAGAGGCGGATTAG